The DNA segment AAATTCAAATAATTGAATATTATATCTGTCTATTTTTCCTCCTTGTTTACAGGAGGGTTCTTTGTGGCCATTGGATAATGGTCTGAGACAAGGGGCATCTGAGgtaagctgtttgtgtgtgtgtcctctgCACTGTTGTATAATTTgaatggttgttttttttttccttgtgtaAATGACATGTCTGCCTGTTACAAAGAGTAAAGTCTCCCcatgtgtgttgtgtctgtgtgtgcgtgtgagtgtctTCTCAGTGTAGGCGTGTGTAAGGGAGGATACATCTCtgttactgtgtatgtgtgtgatagcACTTAAAATATAGTGTGTGGAGAGAATGAGTGCATATATATtcattgtgtgtgtttggggggttGTCTCTCAGCGGTTCATTAATCTCTTACCCTCCTCTGGCAGCGTCTAGACAGCCGTCTGAGAGGACAGACACTCGTGGTCTTTTTGCGTAAATTACCTCTCATCAGCCTCAAACTCACTATGTAAACGTGGCCCCTGCAGTTATGAGGCTGATCTCATCGGCTAACTGACATGCAGATTTCACTTAAATGAATGATATTTGATCAGCTGCACATTTGCATACTAATGTCTGAACTGGGAACGGTTTAACTTTGGGGCCCTGGTGGGTTTATATGAAAATGGGAGAGTGGTCATTATTTATCTTCGTGGAAATGGCATGAGTAGAATATCATTATTGTAAAAAAGCATGCTGTTATCTGCTTAAAGATACACTTTTAATGTTGTTCTAGCTGAGCATCCAGACTCTTTCTCATACAGTCTTTCTTGTGTGGTATAGCTAGGGCTTTTTTTAGCCTTTTAAGATATCCATGTATATGGATATTTTTGTATTTGCTCACAAATGGCTTAAACAGCCATTGTTGCAAAgttgtttaatatgtttaatgCAAGATGTAAAATAATCGAGgtaaaaaataatcaaggcatgctTTCAATGCTGTTTTCCACTTAATGAGCACATATTAACTCACTGCAACACTCTCTGATTTCTTGTCACGTGGATTTCGCCGAAATAACAACGGGAGTACcatgtgagcataaacaattgcatTAGTgtgattatttcttttttttttttttttttttttttaattaatttttttttttttttaagacctgtagcttgcttgatttgttcTGAAACGGGGGcaaaaatagttacaatgttgcatttctTTCATTTAGTAGATTTAGCTCATACATTGATAAATCAGTTAAAATTATGTTCTTGTAAAAATGTGTCAGTGGGTTACGGTTACaaatattaaagtaatatttatgTCACGGTTATACAAAACGTCACCGCATGGTACAGAATGTGCATTCCAGTCTGAGGTTGCACTGTAAATCAATATTATCCAACACACAGATGAGTATGAATTGTAAAATTTGCGTTGTGGTTATTTTATCCTTCATTATCCAGTCAGCAAATTTCCTTTAGCACAGCTTTGTCCGAAATAAACAGCTGAAATGTGGCCCAGCTCAGAAAGTGAATGAAGCCTAAATCTGGTACATATATTTTTTGCCAGAACTGAACCAAAGCAGTGCCAAAACTTTACCAGTAAAGAGCCAAATTAGAAAATCTTGTGTGGCCCATACCGTAGGAATTATtaaataactctcattttaaACGTGCATCAATATCTATTGCATTCGCCTAAAGGCTGTATCCgctttttgatgatgaattagtgacgagctgacctacagatttcttctccgcagatccatcaggtatgttcatggtttttatagggatattattTGCCTCACCACAAGTCAACCGTTCCAGTGTTAATTTGCAATCGGCCAAATTTGGTGCAGATCCGAGTGTGATTTCCGTGTTCATATTTGCCTATACAAAACaaaccaagggagaaaatgcaAGTTCCTAAACAAATGCGCCAAATGAGCAAGGTGTGCGATTCACGGAGTAACATACCTTGTGAAAGtacgtgattgtgtatttatcccctcaaggCAAGTCGTAGAAAGTGTGtcaatatgcagctttcagtgagttaTGAAATTACGTTCAATTAAAAGACTGTAGTGGCTCTGCTTTCTGATGTAATTTTAGTGTAGGGAAAAAAACActtgtgacagaatcactatgaaGTTCAATAAGCGTTTGTGATGATATACAGCTGAGTGCAATAAAAACATTCAGATCAACTTGACGTTTTGTCAGTTCCTCAATAAGAAAAGAAGCTCATTGTTCACTAGACGAGAACACAAGACCCTGCCTCGgcgacagaaaaaaaaattctgaccaTTTTGGTTTGCTTTTCCgttgctggaaccattaactcagcagggagtcccgacagtcaagtgattaacgacctcccGCTGAGTGACGCTAATATGTGCTtcgtctccctctgcctggccggcGATTATGTTACAAaaaaatcggctagtgtggcGCCGGCTTAATCGGTGTGCTCAGGATTCTAAAGTTGGAACTAAATTCTGCAGGATGGTGGCTCTGATAGGGATgacaaaagtaccggtacttcggtaccaagtcgatacaaAAATTCCCGTCATCATAGGATTATCACACATCGCATTATCCAACATATTGCAAATTTCctccatatcgtgcagccctCTTTTTGTGTTATGTCATTGGGTCCTCTAAAACTGAGACTGATggttctcattttgttttttcttcactcTTTTCTCCTCTGCAGGTGGTGTACGCTCCTCAGCTAAGGGACCATTTTACCGCTCCCACTTTCATGCAGCATAACCGCTTCAGACGTTTCCAGCCCACCTACCCATACCTGCAGCATGAGATCGATCTGCCACCCACCATCTCGCTGTCAGACGGAGAGGAACCGCCACCATACCAGGGGCCCTGCACACTGCAGCTGAGAGACCCTGAACAGCAGCTCGAGCTCAACAGAGAGTCTGTGCGTGCCCCACCCAACCGGACCATCTTCGACAGCGACCTCATCGACATGCATGGTTCAGGGGCTGGTAGTGGGCCACGCCCTCCCAGTAGCAACTCTGGGATCAGTGCTGCCAGTTCCAGTGCCCATGGACGCATGGAGGGCCCACCGCCCGCTTACAGTCAAGTCATTGGAGAGAACTCGGGCATAGTACTTTACCTCCACCAGCACAGCAATAACCCGCCTGTCCCTGTCACTGTGCAGACTCCGCCTAGGGGCAGGACAGATCAGAGCAGCCCAGAGAGCACAATAGCACTGAGCAAGAACAGACAGAGGGAGGAGCTTGTGTGAGAGGGGTGGGGCTAGCGCAAGATTGGAAATTGCTCTCACTCTCCACCCATAAAGGGAAGGGGTTCTCCCTGTAGACACTCCCATTCACAACAAAGCTTAATGGGTCTTGGCAACACTAGCAAAACCATTTGTTAAAAAGATAACAAAGTTGAGCTGAGCGTACTAAAGaatcatttctttttttgtcaGACCAGCTGCGCTAACATTGCGGTTTATGCACTGCCTGGAGTCTCACACCTTTGTTGCTttgtattacttatgtatagcCTACAATTAAGAAAAATATTCTAGCACAAGGCAAgcttttagttgttgttgttgttgttatttttgttagtTTAATCGTTGGGTCCCTCTCGAACGTCCCCTCCTACCCAAGCCACACTAGCTGTGTGGATAAGAATTTCTTTTGTAAAGACCGAGATCTGTGCTGCATGAACAAAATGTAAATGCAGAAAAATGGTGAAAATCCAAATCCTAGTGCCAAGGTTTATGTGGAAGGTGACATGGGGCGTTGACTGTCCTAAAGACTTGTTAAACACTTAAATCAAAACCCTTCTATGAAATTTGCACTACTGTTAAGGttgatcagagaattttttttgtttgggggggggggggtgtatgtcTACTGTTTGTATGGTTTATTTTCATGTAGATCTGATCATATGCTTCAATGCAAGCTCTCTATGGTAGGGAAATTATCTAGTATGTCTTCAGCACAAGAAAAATCTCTGATCCAGCCTAAAATAATCTAATCTAAAAGAGGCACAGAATACAGAGTGTCTGCTCTACTCTCATCTATCATCTCCAGTGACACTTCAAGCCACTTTCACAAACTCTAGCTGATTCAAGGTCAGTTGGCTGGAAGCATAAAAAACTCACTTTACTATTGGAAGTGAACAGGTTGGACATGTTACTACTAGATGTTTTGTCATTTATTCTAAAGAAGTTCTGGAAAGAAGAGTGCACTGTAGCAGTGCTCCAATCTGTTCTCCATCAGCCCAATTTTTAAAACTTATTCTTACAGGGATAATTCATCAAAAAAACTCAGACATCCTTTACTTAATCTCACactgtttcaaacccgtatgaatttctttattcagtggaacacaaaagcaaatgttAGGAATTAGCGACCTCCgtaaccattcattttcattacattttgtttCCCACATgtcatgaaagtaaatggtgaatgaCTGTTGTactgaagtcatacaggtttggaatgacatgaggatgagtaaatgattaacagaattttcatttttgattgaactaacTCAACTAACTTTTTTTATGAGCTGCAGTCTGTAAAGAAAACAATATAATTTTCAGAGGTTAAAGGTCAACATTGTACCATTTCCACCACAGAGGGCCAATTACAGAACACAGCCAACTGATGTTCTAAGAATCTTTTAATCAAAATATCAGTGTGGTTGAAGGATTACAAATCCTGTTTTGCATGCTGATCTAGTCCCCAATGACAATCAATCAGGTTTAAAAATGTGGTGAAGTCAAGGGCTAATGCGATGGGCATTTTTGAAAATCTCTTTTTGTACCCAGCAATCCTCTGTCCTGTTGCCTTGGATGTCACTCTGTCACCACCCACAGTGAACCCGATCCTGACACCAGGTCCTGTCCACCGCACACAAATACTGAACACTGATCTTCTCTTCATGTCCAAATGTATTCCTCTTGCCACGTAAACATACAGTCTGAAAATCCAAGATGAGAACTTTGAGTGACTCTCAGCATTCGGTTTAAGCTTGGGTGGAATTTATTACAGTCATGTAGGCCCAGATACAGGATGTTTCTTGAATCTGGTCCAGAGGTTGAAAGAATTTAGGAGAAATCCCAAAGACTCTTACCAGTTAGTGCACACATATCCCTTTAATAAGGAGACTGAAGACTGAGCCCCTGTTTTTAGTCACCATGTAATCTGTCAAAGACAGAAAAGGCCATGGTGATTTTTATACTTTTAAGTATGTTTTCGTTAGATGGGAATTATGgtcaaaaaatgttttcaaaagcaACACACTCACCTTTATAAGCTAGTCTATTTGTACTCCGAATGTTAGAGTCAGCCAATCAAAATGTGTTCAGATGCTCTTATTTCAATGTCTGTGTAGGTTGGCATTACTCTTGTTTTTGCCCTGCAATAGGTGggattttattattaatagtagtagtatttttttttttttgtaattattatttttagaaattgTGTCATTTTGACATGTGTTCCAAACAAGTCTAAACAAATCAACTCTCTCTTGCTCTAGATTTTGAATTATAGACTCCTAGCAGCTAGCCAAGTAGTAGAATTCGAGAATCTCATCACCTTGGATACAGTTGTAATTCTAGAATCCCAGCAGTTTTGCTGGACTTCAGATTCTAAAATCTCAACAACTTGGTTAAAGTTGGAATTCTTGAATACCAGCAGTTGGGGTTAGATTACAAAATTCTAGAATCCCATCTGCGTGATGGTTTTGAATTCTGGAATTGTAATTGTATTGCTAGATATAGAATTCTATAATCTCAGCACCTTGGCTATAGTTCCAATTCTATAATCTCAGCTGCTTGGCTAGAGTTCTAATTCTAGAATCACTGCTACTTGGCTGAGTTGCAATTCTAGAATCTCAGCATCTTGGCTACATTTGGAATTCTAGACTCCCAGCTACTAGGATAGATTTGCAATTCTAGAATCACTGCAGCTTGGCTACATTTGGAATTCTAGAATCCCAGCTGCTTGGCTAGAGTTCAAATTCTATAATCCCATCAGCTAGGATAGAGCTCCAGTTCTAGAATCCCTGCTGCTTGGCTACAGATGCAATTCTATAATCCCAGATTTGGAATTCTAGAATCCCAGCTGCTTGACTACAGTTGCAATATTAGGGTCCCAGCTGCTTGGCTAGAGTTCCAATTCTAAAATCCCAGCAGCAAGGATAGTTGCAATTATATAACCCCAGCAGCTGGAATAGAGTTCCAATTCTAGAATCCCAGCTGCTTGGCTAAATTTGCAATTTTAGAGTCCGAGCAACTTGGTTAGGTTAGATGAAGAATTCTAGAATTTCAACTGCTCAGCTATATATAGAATTCTTGATTCACTTGAGTGGTGTCTAGATGCTCTTGTCTTTCAAGCACAGGCTATAAAAGCTCACAACTTTGCAGAGTTTGAAGATGTGTTCTCTCAGACTACTTGCATAGAAAAAACCAAGGATACAAAGTTCAAAATGAGAGCACAATGCATGTCACTGCATTTGAAACTGCCTCCTTTTAAAAACCCTTTTCCAATCACGTGTTGCTCTGTTCTCTTTTCCACTGGCTGTATTTATCTTGCAGAGCTAAGCTTCATAGTGAGTTTGCTGCTCCCGcttttgctgctgctgctgctgcaatgCTGCTTTTCATCTGCTGCACTTTTTCTTTTGCCTTCCTTTCCATCACCCATTGTGGTAAACACTCCCCCTTTTTTCTCTATGGTTAGTCTGGTTTTGGTTTGTGTCTCAAAGGAAGAGCTTTTTTTCGGCCGTTTTCTACTGTCCAAGGAGTTTGCATGTTACTCGCGAGCTGAATCGGTGCCTATTGATCGTATTGATTTTGAGCGACGTAGGAACCCACTTGCACTCTAAAAGTTCCCACCTTAGCTGTGCCTCACTTCCAATGGTGCTTTCTTCTGTGTATGGTAATCtgttttttttatcctcttttatttgtaaggtgctgtaaaTAATGTTTGTCTGTATGCACATATCCTACCCAATGGGTAGAAACCACAGAAAAAAGACATTGTTAATAATGTAACATAATTTAAAGTTGATATAAAGATTTTAACATGGTGCAGTGGCAACGGATTTGTAAATGCCTAGTTCAAATgtttgatttttgtgtgtgtaaaaggaAAGTTATCAGAAAGATGCTTAATTATGAAAATACTAAACTACAgagcatttcttttatttttaagtaacaTCACGCTACAGTAAGAATGTTGCTTTAGACACTGCCCCCAACCACAAGAGGCGCATACACACAAAGGGATCGTCATTTGACAAGTTTGATACCTGCTTAATCAAAAAATCACCACAACCTTTGAATTATACATTGGAATTCACAGTCTATGGAAACTAACCAATCAGTGCCAGACTCCCAATCACAGACCGAAACACTGAGGATTTGTAATTACAGTCTTGCTGAATTAGAACAATTTGGATTTCACCAGACTGTTTGAAATGAGTTAGTTTGAGTCCCAATAATGTACATGGTTTTTCATGCCACCGTGTTGTGCTTCCTGTCTTTGCAAAGTTTAATAATGAACCAAATGAGAGAGAAGtagttttaacattattatttttgttatatatttcAGACATTCTGTGTGTGGCGTATAGGagcaaaaagttattttaattgcAGATATTTATTCTGGTGCTCCACTGTACAGTACCTTGTATTCGCATGTCTATAGTTGTATACCTGAAGATAATGTACATAGCAATGGCATTTTGGCTACAAGCACCTGACTAACAACAGTTGTGAAGTTTTGAGCAATTTACAGAGATGCTTATCAAAGCGACAAAaagcttttcatttttattcccTGCACAAGTGCTGAGAACTAACAAtgacagaaaaggttaataattgTTGTACCCTGATGCTTATCAAGTGTCTGTGAAAACAGCTTCTGAGCCGTTCAGAACTAGAAACACAATATCAACTCATTCAGTCACAAAATTTGACTGATGAGACTCTgtatgttcacatatgtggacattttaTATACATGCACTCATACATATTTACACACTTTAAatctaagtgttttttttttaccattgtgGGGTAGCTAATAGGTTCCAAGCGTAAGGTCTCTTATTGCAATTCTCGTTTTCAGAACAAAAATAATCATGTTGCTCTAATCACTGTCATATTCAAACTCTTATGCTTGTACTTCTGCTGTTGTCCAACTGCAGCTAAAACTAATAAACTAAAAACTACCAATTCGTGTTGTTTAATATTTAGAACCTTTTGGGTTTTAATAAATACAACAATTGTATGTGCATTTGTCAGATGACCAGTTTTATTACTCTTAATGAACACTTTTACATATTTTGGtgatttatgattttttattaaaactagcaGCATCACAAGTGGTTTTTAATACAAGTAAACAGATTCAATGTGTGAAATTACTTTATTACTCCATTACCCACTGACCTTTTAAACAATCCAGATACACAGACAAATAGTGCAATCCATCATTAAAACAGGACCAGTTCGGATGACTGCGCAGGCATTTTGCACAAGAATtcaaatacagacacacactgttatgcaaacaaaaacatttttttttttttttaacaaaacaactAAAATATATGCAAACACACTTGATTTTGGCTTAATATGGTAAATAATTCTAGTAGTTCTCTAGCAATTTCAAGTTTATTTCCCTCCAGCATTCAACAATTTAAGTGCATGAAAACCATTTAGTCTTGACAGTTCTTGTTTTAACGTTTAGTACCTTACCAAGTCAATTAGGAGTACCACAAGTCCACTATAAGAACACTCAAACACCTTGTGACAGTGATAACTGATGTTGAGAAATTCTTTATGTAAAATAACATTTCTCTATGCTCATGATTTAGTAATGATTCTCCTCTCACAGTAAAGTGTGATTTGTTCATTTACAGCAAACCATGCAGCCATCAGCCTACTCCGCTTTCTTCCGTAAAGACATTTTGTCTTTAGTCTCTTGCAGTTTCTCTGAAAATTTGTCTTTAGTCTCAGAGAAGCGCTCTTTTGTCTCCTCCATTCGTCCTGAGAGCAGTTCTTTGGTTTCTTCCATTTTCTCAGAAAACCTCTCTTTCGTCTCCTCCATCTTTTCAGTCAGCCGTTCCCTGGTCTCCTCCATTTTGTCTTGCAGATACTCTTTAACAGGTGGAGGGGTAGACAGGTATCCGTGTTTGCGGAGGTACTGTACAGACAGGGACGTGCCCCCCAGGGTAACAGTGTATCGGGCAGGTGTAGCGAGCTGTGACCGGGAAGGCAAAGTGTTTAAATACGTTCACAATTATACAGCTAATGGAATGAATGTAATTCATTCAAATGCTTAGATTTTATTAGACACAAGACAAAGGATATAATACTTTATATTCCAAACACATATGGGACCATAGAGGTCTGAAGATGAATTTTGGggcagatttttctttcttttttttttttttttggtgcactAGGTAATTTTTAACAATTAAGAAAGTTTTACATCTCTAGAAATCTTTAGTACTTTTGAAAGGTATGTTTAAATTATGTACACTCAAAAGATAATGACTACATCTTATCAGTAGCCTAAAACTGTTTAAAAGAGCTGGGCTGCCTCATTGGGTCCGTCATGTTAAGATCACGTGACCAGCCAAATACCACTCATTTTACATCAGAAATCCTCCTATTATTAGACAATTTCAAtcactgaataaataaatcatggctgactgtgaacaggGTATTTACACAATGGCACTGGAAAttgaaaacctttgcttttatgTGATACTACATTATGCACTACATGGTATAGTATAGTTTAAGTCCAAGATAACTCCCAAAtcgcaacataaacaaaaacatactgagtgcacctttaagtcccTGAGCTGTGGTTGATGTTTGTACCTTATACATTGCATAGGCTGTGAGTGCATAGCCACCCTGGGAATCTCGCAAAATTCCCACCATCCAATCCGGTAAACCAATGAATTCCAGAAACGGGACCACATTCACCCCTCTGGAGAGAACACAAAGAACATTCACATGTCTACACTGATTTATctttacaagagagagagagagagagattatatgCTTTTGTAAGCTCAAAGAGACTGAGTGTGCCTTTGGAACAGCAGTTGATTTTCCAGCTGACGTCGCTAAAGCTTGTCTGACCTGCCGAGGCCCAGACAGACTTTATCTGGTAAAACTCAATCTCTCTGCCAGCCTCACCTTAACGGCAGCATGCTTAATCGGCTCTTTTTATCTTTGAGGCAAAAGGCACTTCAATTCATTGAGTTCATGGAATTAAATGTCTCTAGTTAACTGAGGTTAAATTAATCACAATATCGACAAACAAAGCAACATACATTAAAATGAGTATatagagggaaaaaaaactgtaaagCTCTTTAAATATCCTCAGAattaatgattgtgaactttaAGGGCCCAAGGTTATTCATCTTTGTAAACACACAGTTGCAAATCAAATTGGTATACTTAAATTACTAACTTTAAATCATCTTTTATCTTAAAACTAAACCATCGATATAGGTAGATTAATATGCACGCAGTTAATATGCATAGTTTTGCCTGTATTTATCTTTTATGTTAGATGTTATTACATGGATGTTATGTGAAGAAATATCTTTGTACATTTATTATGCTGCACCTGTGGCAAGCGGCCCTCcctcaaaatatttaaatatgcaatccatgctgatatacAACAGTgataacagaaaaaaacaatgtaataaGGCATTTGGGAATACACAAGTAGGAGCTACGTCTTATTTATAACTCTACAATACATTATGCATTTCAGCCACAGTGACCattatttaaattctaaaaatgaGTATATTATTGAGTCTAACATCACACTCTTGTCTTACAACTCATTTATtcatggtggccaaaagtttggaataatgtacagattttgctcttatggaaagaaattggtacttttattcaccaacgttgcattcaactgatcacaatgtatagtctggacattaataacgtgacaaattactattacaacttgaaaaaaaatgttcagaacttcttcaaagagttctcatcaaaacatcctccacatgcagcaatgacagctttgccaaggatctgcattctagctgtcagtttgtccagataatcaggtgacatttcaccccacgcttcctgtagcacttgccatagatgtggctgtcttgttgggcacttctcacgcaccttacagtctagctgatcctacaaaagctcaatggggttaagatccataacactcttttccaattatctgttgtctaatgtctgtgtttctttgcccactctaaacttttctaactatttctgtttcaaaagtggctttttttgtgcaattcttcccataaggcctgcacccctgagtcttgtctttactgttgtacatgaaactggggtTGAGCGGgtataattcaatgaagctgtcagctgaggacatgtgaggcgtctatttctcaaactagagactctggttTACTTATCGTCTTTTTTTAGttatacatctggcctt comes from the Myxocyprinus asiaticus isolate MX2 ecotype Aquarium Trade chromosome 15, UBuf_Myxa_2, whole genome shotgun sequence genome and includes:
- the LOC127452802 gene encoding low-density lipoprotein receptor class A domain-containing protein 4-like isoform X2, with translation MQEADLPATNAFTECRFLCTNGRCLNLDSQVCDQLNHCGDNSDEEHCPISTQHPASAIFSSELEFVQIVIIIVVMTVMVVVVVCLLNHYKLTTWSFLSRASQAQSQDLSLQPEGSLWPLDNGLRQGASEVVYAPQLRDHFTAPTFMQHNRFRRFQPTYPYLQHEIDLPPTISLSDGEEPPPYQGPCTLQLRDPEQQLELNRESVRAPPNRTIFDSDLIDMHGSGAGSGPRPPSSNSGISAASSSAHGRMEGPPPAYSQVIGENSGIVLYLHQHSNNPPVPVTVQTPPRGRTDQSSPESTIALSKNRQREELV
- the LOC127452802 gene encoding low-density lipoprotein receptor class A domain-containing protein 4-like isoform X5, whose amino-acid sequence is MQEADLPATNAFTAELEFVQIVIIIVVMTVMVVVVVCLLNHYKLTTWSFLSRASQAQSQDLSLQPEGSLWPLDNGLRQGASEVVYAPQLRDHFTAPTFMQHNRFRRFQPTYPYLQHEIDLPPTISLSDGEEPPPYQGPCTLQLRDPEQQLELNRESVRAPPNRTIFDSDLIDMHGSGAGSGPRPPSSNSGISAASSSAHGRMEGPPPAYSQVIGENSGIVLYLHQHSNNPPVPVTVQTPPRGRTDQSSPESTIALSKNRQREELV
- the LOC127452802 gene encoding low-density lipoprotein receptor class A domain-containing protein 4-like isoform X6 → MISELEFVQIVIIIVVMTVMVVVVVCLLNHYKLTTWSFLSRASQAQSQDLSLQPEGSLWPLDNGLRQGASEVVYAPQLRDHFTAPTFMQHNRFRRFQPTYPYLQHEIDLPPTISLSDGEEPPPYQGPCTLQLRDPEQQLELNRESVRAPPNRTIFDSDLIDMHGSGAGSGPRPPSSNSGISAASSSAHGRMEGPPPAYSQVIGENSGIVLYLHQHSNNPPVPVTVQTPPRGRTDQSSPESTIALSKNRQREELV
- the LOC127452802 gene encoding low-density lipoprotein receptor class A domain-containing protein 4-like isoform X4; the encoded protein is MQNITVPDGSNVTCGSQLQGMEISELEFVQIVIIIVVMTVMVVVVVCLLNHYKLTTWSFLSRASQAQSQDLSLQPEGSLWPLDNGLRQGASEVVYAPQLRDHFTAPTFMQHNRFRRFQPTYPYLQHEIDLPPTISLSDGEEPPPYQGPCTLQLRDPEQQLELNRESVRAPPNRTIFDSDLIDMHGSGAGSGPRPPSSNSGISAASSSAHGRMEGPPPAYSQVIGENSGIVLYLHQHSNNPPVPVTVQTPPRGRTDQSSPESTIALSKNRQREELV
- the LOC127452802 gene encoding low-density lipoprotein receptor class A domain-containing protein 4-like isoform X1 → MLSQAAFLSPAWNGMQRKRREKCRFLCTNGRCLNLDSQVCDQLNHCGDNSDEEHCPISTQHPASAIFSSELEFVQIVIIIVVMTVMVVVVVCLLNHYKLTTWSFLSRASQAQSQDLSLQPEGSLWPLDNGLRQGASEVVYAPQLRDHFTAPTFMQHNRFRRFQPTYPYLQHEIDLPPTISLSDGEEPPPYQGPCTLQLRDPEQQLELNRESVRAPPNRTIFDSDLIDMHGSGAGSGPRPPSSNSGISAASSSAHGRMEGPPPAYSQVIGENSGIVLYLHQHSNNPPVPVTVQTPPRGRTDQSSPESTIALSKNRQREELV
- the LOC127452802 gene encoding low-density lipoprotein receptor class A domain-containing protein 4-like isoform X3, coding for MVERKLERTSAGHLIPGGSFIRFWGSKLTLNWLSSYWTAELEFVQIVIIIVVMTVMVVVVVCLLNHYKLTTWSFLSRASQAQSQDLSLQPEGSLWPLDNGLRQGASEVVYAPQLRDHFTAPTFMQHNRFRRFQPTYPYLQHEIDLPPTISLSDGEEPPPYQGPCTLQLRDPEQQLELNRESVRAPPNRTIFDSDLIDMHGSGAGSGPRPPSSNSGISAASSSAHGRMEGPPPAYSQVIGENSGIVLYLHQHSNNPPVPVTVQTPPRGRTDQSSPESTIALSKNRQREELV
- the LOC127452805 gene encoding uncharacterized protein C18orf19 homolog B-like, which translates into the protein MQRLWAPVTLRLLLRSAYLGHTWSACELPVAVQTLRCFRCTSIIRTKESHKTSAEEDTPLNPPQSLAGTEGLYKAGTGSGSEAAPQNTCDIDPLQDKSIGLFQRFKKTFKQYGKVMVPVHIVTSTVWFGSFYYAAMKGVNVVPFLEFIGLPDWMVGILRDSQGGYALTAYAMYKLATPARYTVTLGGTSLSVQYLRKHGYLSTPPPVKEYLQDKMEETRERLTEKMEETKERFSEKMEETKELLSGRMEETKERFSETKDKFSEKLQETKDKMSLRKKAE